The DNA segment TTCACCGGTTACAGGCAATTTGATGGATGCCATAAACAGCTGGAAAAGTTACACCGCCAATCTTTTGATGAAAAACGGGTTGACCGGCACCTGCTGGCAAAGAGGGGTTTATGATCATGCCCTGCGAAAAGAAGAGGATATCCGGGTCGTTGCCGAGTATATTGTAAACAATCCCGTTCGCGCCGGTATAGTGGATCGATGGCAGGAATATCCATATTCATGGCACCGATGGATGGCGGATATGCCATGATTGCCGGCCGGTTTGATCGGCCGCTATGCCGGCCGATGTCATGGCGGGCACGGTGGCCCGCCCTACAATGGGATTTGCCAGGGAATAACCGTCGTAGGGCCGGCCACCGCGCCGGCCAAATTGAACGGCCACCGTGCCGACCGATAGAGAGAGACCATTGATACAATGAACCAGGACCCGACAAAAAACAAACCCGCCGAAGGGGCTTCGGAGAAAAAAAGCCGAAACGGATGTGCGTCACATCGAGTGGATGCTCGCCCCGAAAAAAACGGCAGAGAGTGATTTTGCGCCCGAATACGGCGATTTGAGCCTGCTCAACGAAACCGGAATAATCCTGGCTACGGTAGGAAAGGAACAGCTCCGGGATATGGCCACGGAATACCTTGATCTGCTCGAAACCTCCACGGCCATATACGAAACCAGCGGCGATTATGCCCTGGGATTGTTTTCTTCGGGCTGGTGCCGAATGATGGACGCCGCTTCCCGAAGACTATGCCATACCGACGATAACCGTGCAGCGCTCAATAGCGGTAAATGGCTGTGCCATGAATCCTGCTGGCAGGAGGCTTCTCTGCCGGCCATAAAAAGGGGCAAGCGGTGGACGTGGCCTGCCACGGAGGAATCCGGTTATATGCGGTACCCATTCGGGCCGGCGGCGCAGTTGTGGGGGCCATCAACTTTGGCTACGGCGACCCGCCCACCGATGAAGAGACGCTGCAGGCGCTTGCCGAAAAATACCGCCTTTCCGTCGAAGATTTGCGCAAACAGGCCCAGACCTACCAATCCCGGCCCCGATTTATTATCGATTATGCCAAGGAGCGCATTCAAAAAGCGGCTTTGTATCTGGGCTACATCATTGAGCGCAAGCAGGCCGAGGACGAACTCCGCCGGCTAAAAGCGCATCTCGAAACCGAAGTGGCAGAAAAAACAAGGGAGCTCAAAGAACGGGTGGCCGAGCTGGAGCGCTTCCGCGATGCCACCATTGAACGGGAGTTCCGGATAAAAGAACTGCGCGATGAGATCGCGCGTTTGAAAGCCGGCACTTCGTGAGGCCCGGATGGCTGACATATCTTCTGGCGGCTTGGCTGCTTTTTGTCCCGGCCGGCGCCTTCAGCCAGGAAAACGGACATATTGAGGCCCCGGTTTCCCCGCAGGACCGCATCGTCATCGCCTCGGAACCCGATTATCCGCTACACTGTTATCCCGCTTTTGATTGTCGGCGGCGGCATCTCCATCCTGTTTCTCCAGAAGGCGGTCAAAAGGCGCACCAAAAGCTTGAACAATCTGAAGGATGACCTCGAAGCCCAGGTGGCCCAGCGAACCGCGGAGCTCCGGGAAAAAGTGGAAAAATTAAACAACAGCCAGCAGGCCATGCTCTATATGGTGGAAGACCTCAATCAAATGACCGCCGAGTTAAAAGAGGAACGCCGCAATCTGGAACTGGCCAACCAGGAACTGGAAGCATTTGCGTATTCGGTCTCCCACGATTTGCGGGCCCCGCTTAGGGCCATTGACGGCTATGCCCGGTTCCTGCTGGAAGATTACGCACAACAGCTTGATAATGAAGGCAGGCGCTTTATCGACACCATCCGGCAGAATGCCGTCCGCATGGATAAACTGATTTCCGATCTGCTGAGTCTTTCCCGGATTTCAAGAGCTGAAATGAATTTTTCCCCAGTTGACATGCGGGCCATTGTCGAATCCGTGTACCAGGAATTGGCAAGTGAATCTGAGAAAACTGCATTTGATATCCATATCGATCGCTTGCCGCAAGTCGCATGTGATATTACATTGATTAAGCAGGTCTGGCGCAATTTAATCGGCAATGCCTTGAAATACAGCGCCAAATCGAATATCAAAAAAATCGAAATTGAGGCTCAGCAAAAGGATAGAGAGGTGATCTTTTGCATAACCGATTATGGCGCCGGATTTGATGAGCGATATGCGCACAAACTGTTCAGCGTGTTTCAACGGCTGCACAAGGATGATGAATTCGAAGGCACCGGGGTGGGGCTGGCCATTGTTCAGCGGATTATCCACCGCCACGGCGGCCGGGTTTGGGCCCGCGGAAAAATCGATCACGGGGCGGCGTTTTTCTTTACACTGCCCCGGCAGTGACGATGCGCTTCGGGTCGTCATTCAAGGAGACAACCCATGGAAAACTTAAATGAAGTGGAAATTCTGCTGGTGGAGGACAATCCCAATGATGCCGAAATGGCCATGCGGGCCCTGAAAAAACACAACCTTGCCAACAACGTCCTGGTGGTGGGCGACGGCGAAGAGGCCCTGGATTTTCTGTATGCCCGCGGGCCATACGAAAACCGGCAATGTCAGTTTTGACAAAGACTACTGCGCCGATCACGCGGGATTTGTGCCGGGCGACTTTACCCTTCTGGCGGTCAGTGATGACGGTTGCGGCATGGATTTGGAAACCCGGGATAAAATATTTGAACCGTTTTACACGACCAAGGGTTTGGGTGAAGGCACCGGCCTGGGCCTTTCCACGGTATATGGCATTGTCAAGCAGAACAATGGATTCATTAACGTCTACAGTGAGCCGGAAAAAGGCGCCACCTTCCGGATTTATCTGCCCCGCCATGCAGGCGAGTCAGGCGCGCTTGAAACGGAATCCGCGGTTAAAACCCCGCCGCACGGCAGCGAGACCGTGCTGATCGTTGAGGACGAAACGCCGGTGCTAAATCTTGCCAAGACCATGCTTGAAAAACTGGGCTATACCGTTCTGGATGCGGCCACGCCGGAGCAGGCCATGAAAAAGGCCCGGGAACATGGCGACAGCATTCATCTCCTGATCACCGATGTTGTCATGCCGGAAATGAACGGCCGGGCGCAGGCTGAGCAACTGCAAGCCCTGTATCCGGAGTTAAAGGTATTGTTCATGTCCGGTTATACGGCCAACTTCATCGCCCACCGGGGCGTGCTGGCTGCGGGCGTGCATTTCATTCAAAAGCCGTTTGCCAAAATCGACCTGGCGGTCAAGGTGCGCAAGGCCCTGGCGGATTGATCTATAATGGACTGTTGGGGGAATTAATAATCATTCAATGCAGCTCGGGGAGGATCTGACATGACCAACCAATGGGAAAAGCAGCGCAAATATAAACGGGTATTTTTTTCCAGGCAGCAAGGGCTTACCGCATTGTTTGCCCTGCCCGGTATCCAAAGCACCATTCCGGTTAAAATAATGGATTTAAGCCTGGGCGGCATGGGCTGTGTTTTAATCCGGCATCCCAACCTGACGTTTAAGGAAGGCGATCACCTGACGCTGATTGAATTGCATGACCTTGAAAGACGGCGCATTCCAGCCGATATTGCGGTTGAAATCCGCTGGGTGATCGATATGGAGAGATTTCAAAGCATCGGCCTCGGCTGCCGATTTTCCGATACGCCGCCGGAACTGGAAAAGAGCCTGCAGTCCTTTATTGAACAAGGCCCATCCGCGGATGAGATCAAGCCGCAAACCACGGATTCCAAGGATTTTGTCAAAAAAAAAATCGCCGGATGAATCAGACGGGGTCAATTTGTTCCGCCTGTTTTTCGGGCGGGCTTGACGGCGGGCTTTACGGCGGGCACAGTGGCCCGCCCTACAATGGGATGTGCCAGGGACCAACCGGCCTATGGTCGGCCGCCGCGCCGACCGACAAATGGGCGGGCACGGTGACCCGCCCTACGCCTGGGGAAAAACCCGATTAATATTGGGACGGGCGCGGTAACCCGCCCGACAAATGGGGAAAAACCCGATTAATATTGGGGCGGGCATGGTGACCCGCCATACGAATGGAGAAAACCCGATTCATCGTAGGGTCGGCCACCGCGCCGACCTAAATTGATGGCGGGCACGGTGATACGCCATACAATGGAATGTGCCAGGGACCAACCGTCGTAGGGTCGGCCACCGTGCCGACCTAAGCCGACCATATTGAACGGCCTCATTTTAACCCGCTTGATTGAAGGCCTGCCATAACAGTTCGATGATATCTTTCATATACGGCACCTGGTTTTCTTCCCGGATTTCATTTAATGCCATTTTTTCTTCTTTGGATTGATTGATTTTGGCTGCTTCTTTTTCAGCCACAGCCCGAATTGGATTTTCATTGACCGCCTCCCGGAAAATTCGGGAGAGCGCGATCCGAAGCAGGCTGGATCGTTTGAGCCCCATATTATCCATTGCCCATCGGAATTGTCCTGCGTCTATGCCCTGAATTTGTCTAATCACGGCTTCTTCCAGCTCAGCCAATGTTCTTGGCTGGCGAACTTTAACCCTTCCGGAGGAAATCAGGGAATTTAATATCTGGTATGCGGTAAAATCGTCGAATCCGCTTTTGTCAAAAATTTGCCGTACCGTTGCCTGGCCGTTGAGCAGTGACAAAATACGCCATTCATCCGCTTTAAGTTTAATTTCGCCCCTGCCGCCTGTTTGGCCGGAAATTTTAGGGATCGCCGCGTCGCTCGGTATCTGTTTCTTTAAAATCCCCATTTCTTCGATCCGGCGGGAGGCATCAAGCAGAATATTCATGGTATCCAGTTTATACTCGATGGCTCCCTTCAGGTTGAGCGGGGCGTCCATATATTCAAATTTACCGGTACCCCACAACAAAACATTATATACCGTGTTTTCGGCCTGCTTTAGAAGAAAGGCATTGAGCCGCTCCAGGGAGAGGTAGCCCTGCTCCACGAGCGTTTTGCCAAGCCGTTCCTTCTTTTTTAAACTAAGCGTCAAACACTCATCCAGCACTTGCTGCGAGATCAGGCCGTTTTCTTTCATAAGCTCGCCCAGGCGGTTATTTTTTCGGGTTTCCGTGGCAAACACAATATCCCCGTCATGAAGAAAGACCTGGACCGTATTGGTCTCGGATTTAATAACCAGTCTGCCGGTGCGCTGCTCGTATGCCAGCATTCGCAAAAGTGCGCTCAGCTCGAATGTTTCCAGGTTGCCGGTTAGCGACATAAATGCTCCCTGAGTTTAAAAATTTTATTCAACCTATAATAATAGAACCTTAAGCTTATATCAACAAGGAATCATTTGTTGCTTTGTCCACTCCCCTGCTTTTTGATAACTATTTATCCTTCCCTATAAATTTTTGCATATTACAGTCTTGAAGTTATTATATATAAACGATAAGTTACAAAACGATATGCCAAAAATTCAGAAGGCTAAAAGCGCGAGTGTCTGCAGCTCTAAGTCATTTAACTTCCCAGATTACATCCAAAGACTTTCAAACATGCACCTAAGCTTCAAGCACCCATACATACCGCACAAGTTCTTTATCGCAACAATTCTTGCCATCGCTTTATTGTTTTTTTACACGCCCGCCAATTCAGCCGAAAAAGCTGATCCCCCTTTGCTTTCCGCCGCTGAAACCAACTATCCCCCATTCTCCATTGTTGACCCGGAGGGACGGGCAAACGGTTTCTCGCTTGAACTGATGCGGGCGGCGCTTAACGCCATGGGCAGAGATGTGACTTTCCGAACCGGTCCCTGGGCCGAGGTAAGGGGGTGGCTTGAACATGGCAAAGTCAAAGCTCTGCCAGTTGTGGGGCGAACAACTGAGCGGGAATCCATCTTTGACTTCACCTTCCCCTATATGTCCTTGCACGGCGCTCTTGTCGTGAGAACTGAAGCAAGAGGTGTTCGGGGAATGGGCGACCTCGAAGGCAAAACCGTTGCCGTCATGAAAGGCGACAATGCCGAGGAATACCTGCGCCGAAAAGATCATGGGGTGGAAATCAAAACCACAAACACGTTCAAGCAGGCATTGCAGGAACTTTCCGAAGGTCGCTACACGGCAGTGCTCATTCCCTGGCTGGTGGCGCTTCGCCTGCTCCAGGAAAATGAACTGCTCAATCTGCGGATAGTCGACAAACCGGTTGAAGATTTTCGCCAGGATTTCTGTTTTGCGGTAAAGGAAGGCGACCGCGAGACGCTGGCCTTGTTAAATGAAGGCCTTTCCATTGTCATGGCAGACGGCACCTATCGCCATCTGCATGCGAAATGGTTTGCCGCTTTGCAGCTGCCAAGGAACCGTCGGATTGTCATTGGCGGGGATCACAATTATCCCCCTTTCGAGTATATTGACGAAAACGGCAATCCCGCCGGATTCAATACCGCCATTACAAAGGCCATCGCCAATGCGCTGGGCCTTGATATAGAAATCCGGCTTGGCCCCTGGGCCGAGATTCGGGATGAACTCGGTGCGGGCAAAATCGACGCCATACAGGGTATGCTCTATTCACCCGGGCGGGACCTCACTTTCGATTTTACGCAGCCCTATACGGTAAACCATTATGTCAGCGTCACAAGAAAGGGTGAACGCCCCCCGCCGGAAACGGTTGAAGCGTTGAGCGGGCAGCGGATTGTGGTTCAGAAGGGCGATATCATGCATGATTTCGTTCTGGAAAACGGGCTCGAAGATCAGGTGGTCACCGTTGCCGCACAGGAGGATGCGCTGGAAAAGGTGGCATCAGGAGATCGCGACTGTGCTTTAGTCGCCCGGCTGACAGCCTTGTATTGGATCGATAAAAAGGGATGGCAGAATTTAACGTTAAGCCAGCAGCCGCTGCTTTCACCGGGCTATGGATTTGCCGTGCCGCATAATCAAAAGGCCTTATTGTCCCATTTCAGTGAGGGGTTGAAGCTCATCGAAAAATCCGGTGAATATCAGCAGATCCGGCGGAAATGGCTTGGGGGCTATGAAGATTTGCCCCCCACTTTCTCCGAAGTTTTCCGATATATCGCCTGGGTGGTTGTGCCGCTGATTTTAGCTGTTTTAGCGGTTTTTCTCTGGTCATGGTCTTTGCGCAAGCAGGTCAGGCGCCGAACGGCGGAATTTCAAAATAGTGAAAGGCAATACCGGCTCCTGGCCGATAATACGCTTGACGTGATTTGGACCATGACCCCGGAAACCGTATTTACCTATGTTAATCCGGCGATTGAACAATTAACCGGTTATACCCCTGAGGAATGGATCGGCAGCCGTTTGTCAGACCACTGCAGTGAGGCTGAATTTGCTAAATTGGCCGCGATTATTGCCCGGGAAATTGATAAAGGCCTGGCTCATCAGGGCGCCGTATTTGAAACGGAGATTTATCGAAAAGACGGCTCAGCCGTTGCCGTGGAAATTCACGGCACGATTATTTTCGATGAAAATGCCGCGCCGGTCAGACTCCAGGGCGTTACCCGCGAGATCACTGAGCGTAAAACGGCCGAGCAGGCGCTGCGTGATAGCGAGCAAAAATTTCGGCTTCTGGTTGAAAGCTCGCCGGATGCGATTTTCGTCCAGACCAATGGCCGGTTTGCCTATTTGAACCAGGCGGCAGTCACGCTTTTCGGGGCCAGCGCTTCCGGCGATTTAATCGGAAAACCGGTATTAGACAGCTTTCATCCGGACTATCATAATATCGTGCGCGAACGGATTCGCCTGTTGAATCAGGAAAAAATGGCAGTGCCGTCCATTGAGGAAACTTATCTGCGAATGGACGGCAGTCCCGTGGATGTTGAAGTGAAGGCCGTCCCCTTTCGCTATGAAGAAAAAGACGGCGCACTGGTATTCGTCCGGGATATTTCCGAGAGAATTAAAAAAGAAAAGGCGCATCAGCAGTTGCAGGAACAATTTGTACAGGCGCAAAAAATGGAATCCGTGGGCCGGTTGGCGGGCGGGGTGGCCCATGATTACAACAATGCGCTCAGTGTTATCATTGGCTATACGGAGATGGCTTTGGATAAGGTTTCTCCGGATGAACCATTGTATGCGGATTTGGAAGAGATCTTCTCGGCGGCCAAACGCTCATCGGCCATCACCCGGCAATTACTCGCGTTTGCCCGGAAACAAACCATTTCACCGAAAGTGATCGATTTAAATGACACAATTGAAAACATGCTGAAGATGCTCCGGCGTCTGATCGGAGAGGATATCGCCCTGGCCTGGCGGCCGGGGTCCCAGCTGTGGCAGGTAAAAATGGACCCGGTTCAGGTCGATCAGATACTGGCCAATCTGTGTGTCAACGCAAGAGATGCCATCACCGGTGTGG comes from the Desulfobacterales bacterium genome and includes:
- a CDS encoding transposase, producing MTICTFNRRPLFQNENYAQKIIHTLQSGPFGEQTKRYAVCLMPDHLHIMISPVTGNLMDAINSWKSYTANLLMKNGLTGTCWQRGVYDHALRKEEDIRVVAEYIVNNPVRAGIVDRWQEYPYSWHRWMADMP
- a CDS encoding PocR ligand-binding domain-containing protein, with the protein product MAGGFSAGHKKGQAVDVACHGGIRLYAVPIRAGGAVVGAINFGYGDPPTDEETLQALAEKYRLSVEDLRKQAQTYQSRPRFIIDYAKERIQKAALYLGYIIERKQAEDELRRLKAHLETEVAEKTRELKERVAELERFRDATIEREFRIKELRDEIARLKAGTS
- a CDS encoding ATP-binding protein, with translation MRPRFPRRTASSSPRNPIIRYTVIPLLIVGGGISILFLQKAVKRRTKSLNNLKDDLEAQVAQRTAELREKVEKLNNSQQAMLYMVEDLNQMTAELKEERRNLELANQELEAFAYSVSHDLRAPLRAIDGYARFLLEDYAQQLDNEGRRFIDTIRQNAVRMDKLISDLLSLSRISRAEMNFSPVDMRAIVESVYQELASESEKTAFDIHIDRLPQVACDITLIKQVWRNLIGNALKYSAKSNIKKIEIEAQQKDREVIFCITDYGAGFDERYAHKLFSVFQRLHKDDEFEGTGVGLAIVQRIIHRHGGRVWARGKIDHGAAFFFTLPRQ
- a CDS encoding response regulator — protein: MPAGHTKTGNVSFDKDYCADHAGFVPGDFTLLAVSDDGCGMDLETRDKIFEPFYTTKGLGEGTGLGLSTVYGIVKQNNGFINVYSEPEKGATFRIYLPRHAGESGALETESAVKTPPHGSETVLIVEDETPVLNLAKTMLEKLGYTVLDAATPEQAMKKAREHGDSIHLLITDVVMPEMNGRAQAEQLQALYPELKVLFMSGYTANFIAHRGVLAAGVHFIQKPFAKIDLAVKVRKALAD
- a CDS encoding PilZ domain-containing protein, which translates into the protein MTNQWEKQRKYKRVFFSRQQGLTALFALPGIQSTIPVKIMDLSLGGMGCVLIRHPNLTFKEGDHLTLIELHDLERRRIPADIAVEIRWVIDMERFQSIGLGCRFSDTPPELEKSLQSFIEQGPSADEIKPQTTDSKDFVKKKIAG
- a CDS encoding DUF4388 domain-containing protein; translation: MSLTGNLETFELSALLRMLAYEQRTGRLVIKSETNTVQVFLHDGDIVFATETRKNNRLGELMKENGLISQQVLDECLTLSLKKKERLGKTLVEQGYLSLERLNAFLLKQAENTVYNVLLWGTGKFEYMDAPLNLKGAIEYKLDTMNILLDASRRIEEMGILKKQIPSDAAIPKISGQTGGRGEIKLKADEWRILSLLNGQATVRQIFDKSGFDDFTAYQILNSLISSGRVKVRQPRTLAELEEAVIRQIQGIDAGQFRWAMDNMGLKRSSLLRIALSRIFREAVNENPIRAVAEKEAAKINQSKEEKMALNEIREENQVPYMKDIIELLWQAFNQAG
- a CDS encoding transporter substrate-binding domain-containing protein translates to MHLSFKHPYIPHKFFIATILAIALLFFYTPANSAEKADPPLLSAAETNYPPFSIVDPEGRANGFSLELMRAALNAMGRDVTFRTGPWAEVRGWLEHGKVKALPVVGRTTERESIFDFTFPYMSLHGALVVRTEARGVRGMGDLEGKTVAVMKGDNAEEYLRRKDHGVEIKTTNTFKQALQELSEGRYTAVLIPWLVALRLLQENELLNLRIVDKPVEDFRQDFCFAVKEGDRETLALLNEGLSIVMADGTYRHLHAKWFAALQLPRNRRIVIGGDHNYPPFEYIDENGNPAGFNTAITKAIANALGLDIEIRLGPWAEIRDELGAGKIDAIQGMLYSPGRDLTFDFTQPYTVNHYVSVTRKGERPPPETVEALSGQRIVVQKGDIMHDFVLENGLEDQVVTVAAQEDALEKVASGDRDCALVARLTALYWIDKKGWQNLTLSQQPLLSPGYGFAVPHNQKALLSHFSEGLKLIEKSGEYQQIRRKWLGGYEDLPPTFSEVFRYIAWVVVPLILAVLAVFLWSWSLRKQVRRRTAEFQNSERQYRLLADNTLDVIWTMTPETVFTYVNPAIEQLTGYTPEEWIGSRLSDHCSEAEFAKLAAIIAREIDKGLAHQGAVFETEIYRKDGSAVAVEIHGTIIFDENAAPVRLQGVTREITERKTAEQALRDSEQKFRLLVESSPDAIFVQTNGRFAYLNQAAVTLFGASASGDLIGKPVLDSFHPDYHNIVRERIRLLNQEKMAVPSIEETYLRMDGSPVDVEVKAVPFRYEEKDGALVFVRDISERIKKEKAHQQLQEQFVQAQKMESVGRLAGGVAHDYNNALSVIIGYTEMALDKVSPDEPLYADLEEIFSAAKRSSAITRQLLAFARKQTISPKVIDLNDTIENMLKMLRRLIGEDIALAWRPGSQLWQVKMDPVQVDQILANLCVNARDAITGVGKITIETQNVTFNEEYCREHVDFLPGQYVLLAVSDDGCGMDKETLESIFEPFYTTKGLGEGTGLGLATVYGIVKQNEGFINVYSEPEKGSTFKIYLSRHIGGEREGAETEIGAETPVGRGETILLVEDDLSILNLGKMMLEKLGYKVLCAKDPNETMAITETYADEIHLLLTDVVMPGMNGRELAERLETFYPGLKVLYMSGYTANVIAHRGVLESGMHFLQKPFSKRELAIKVREVLDHR